GCCATTCGCCACATCCACTTCGTCGGCCTGGGCGGCTCGGGCATGTGCGGCATCGCCGAGGTGCTGCACAACCTGGGCTTTCGCGTCTCCGGCTCCGACCTGGCAGACAGCAGCACGCTGTCGCGCCTGGCCGCCCTGGGCATCGCCACCCACGTGGGGCACGCCGGCGCGCACATCGAGGGCGCGGATGCGGTGGTCACCTCCACCGCCGTGCAGGCGGGCAACCCCGAGGTGCTGGCCGCCCGCGCCGCCGGCATCCCGGTGGTGCCGCGCGCCCTCATGCTGGCCGAGCTGATGCGCCTGCGCCGCGGCATCGCCATCGCCGGCGCGCACGGCAAGACGACCACCACCAGCCTGGTGGCCAGCATCCTGGCCGAGGCCGGGCTGGACCCGACCTACGTCATCGGCGGGCGCCTGAACAGCGCCGGCAGCAATGCGCGGCTGGGGCAGGGCGAATACATCGTGGTGGAGGCCGACGAGTCGGACGCGTCGTTTTTGAACCTGCTGCCCGTGCTGGCCGTGGTCACCAACATCGACGCCGACCACATGGAGACCTACGGCCACGACTTCGGCCGCCTCAAGCAGGCCTTCGTGGATTTTCTGCACCGCATGCCGTTCTACGGCCGCGCCATCCTGTGCGTGGACGACGCGGCCGTGCGCGACATCGCGCCGCAGGTGGGCCGGCCCATCACCACCTACGGCCTGGCCGAGGGCGCACAGGTGCGCGCCACCGACGTGCGCGCCGTGGGCACGCAAATGCACTTTTCGGTGCAGCGGCGCATCGGCGCCGACGTGCTGGCGCCCCTGTCCGTGGTGCTGAACCTGCCCGGCCTGCACAACGTGCAGAACGCCCTGGCGGCGATCGCCGTAGCCGCCGAGCTGGAGGTGCCCGACGAGGCCCTGCTGCGTGCGCTGGCGGGCTTTACCGGTGTGGGCCGGCGCTTTCAAAGCCACGGCGAGCTGCCGGCCGCTGGCGGCGGCCGCTTCACGCTGATCGAGGACTACGGCCACCACCCGGTGGAGATGGCCGCCACGCTGGCTGCCGCGCGCGGCGCCTGGCCGGGGCGGCGCATCGTGCTGGTGTTCCAGCCGCACCGCTACAGCCGCACGCGCGACTGCTTCGAGGACTTCGTGGCCGTGCTGGGCCAGGCCGACGCCGTGCTGCTGACCGAGGTCTATGCCGCCGGCGAGGCGCCTCTCGTGGCCGCCGACGGCCGGGCCCTGGCCCGCGCGCTGCGCGTGGCCGGGCAGGTGGAGCCGGTGTTCGAGCCCCAGGTGGGCCAGCTGCCGGCGCGCATCGCCGCGCTGGCCCAGGGCGGCGACGTGGTGCTGTGCATGGGCGCAGGCTCCATCGGCGCGGTGGCCGGCCAGACCGTGCAATTGCTACAAAAAAATGAGCTGCCAGCGCAGGAGGGGCGGGCGTTATGAGCCAATTTCACCAAAAGATCGACCCCGCGGCCCTGGGCAAAGTGGCCGTGCTGATGGGCGGCAGCTCCGCCGAGCGCGAGGTCTCGCTGATGTCCGGGGGCGGCGTGCTGCAGGCGCTGCGTGCGCGCGGCGTCGATGCCCATGCCTTCGATCCCGCACACAGTGATCTGTCGGAGCTCAAGACCCACGGCTACAGCCGCTGCTTCATTGCCTTGCACGGCCGCCATGGGGAGGACGGCACGGTGCAGGGCGCGCTGGAGCTGCTGGGCATCCCCTACACAGGGCCCGGCGTCATGGCGTCCAGCATCGCCATGGACAAGATCATGACCAAGCGCATCTGGCGCTTCGAGGGCCTGCCCACGCCGGACTGGCGCCTGGTGGCCAGCAGTGCCGAGACCGCCCGGGCCTTCAAGGAACTGGGCGCGCCGATGATCGTCAAGCCCTCGCGCGAGGGCTCGACCATCGGCCTGACCAAGGTGACCTCGCTGGGTCAATGTGAGCAGGCCTACCTTCTGGCCGCACAGCACGACCCCGAGGTGCTGTGCGAGCAGTTCATCGACGGCGACGAGACCACCTGCCCGGTGCTGGGCCAGGGCGAGGGCGCGCAGGCGCTGCCGGTGATCCGCATCGAGGCGCCGGAAGGCAACTACGACTACCAGAACAAGTACTTCACCGACGTCACGCAGTACCACTGCCCCAGCGGCCTGCCCGGGGAGGAGGAGCGCGCCATCCAGGAGCTGGTGGTGCGCTCGTTTCGCACCCTGGGCTGCCGCGGCTGGGCGCGCGCCGACGTCATGGTGCGCAAGAGCGACCGCCAGCCCTTCCTGCTGGAGATCAACACCTCGCCGGGCATGACCGGGCACTCGCTGGTGCCCATGGCCGCGCGCGCGCAGGGCATCAGCTACGAAGACCTGTGCCTGCGCATCCTGGCCAGCGCCTCGCTCGACGCGCTGCAGGGCCGCGCCCAGGACTAGCCCGCAGCACGACCGCCCAGCCGCCATGAACGCCGCCATGAACGCCCCCCTGCCCGCACCGCTGGACGTGCGGCTGATGAACGTGACCGCCACGGTCCTGTTCATGGCCGTGGCCGTGGCCGTGCTGTGGGCCTGCGGCGGCTGGCTGCTGCGCCACCCGGCCTTTGCCGTCGGGCGCATTGCCGTGCAGGGCGACCTGGTGCACACCAGCGCCATGAGCCTGCGCGCCAACGTGGCCCCGCAGCTGGTGGGCAACTTCTTCACGCTGGACCTGCAGGAGGCGCGCCGCGCCTTCGAACAGGTGCCCTGGGTGCGCCAGGCCGAGGTGCGGCGCGACTTTCCCAGCGGGCTGCGCGTGCAGCTGCAGGAGCACGACGTGGTCGCGCACTGGGGGGTGGAGGGCAGCGGCATGCTGGTCAACAGCCATGGCGAGGTCTTCGAGGCCGACGCCGACGACCTGGAGGCCGACAACCTGCCGCGCCTGGTGGGGCCGCCCGAGCGCTCGGCCGAGCTGCTGCGCATGCAGCGGCGCCTGGCGCTGGCGCTGGCACCGCTGGGCTCACCTATCGACACGCTGGAGCTGACGCCCCACGGCGGCTGGCGCGTGCTGCTGGACAGCGGCGCCGCGCTGGAGCTGGGCGGTGGCGACGAGGCCACGCTGCTGGAGCGCGTGCGCCGGCTCACGGCCACGCTGCCGCGCGTGGCCCAGGAGCAGGGCGGGCGCAGCGTGGCGGCACTCGAATATGCCGACCTGCGCCACGCCAGCGGCTACGCGCTGCGCCTGCACGGGGTGACCACGGTGATGAGCGCCGAGGCGGCGCAGCAGGCCGCCCGCGCGGCGCGCTCCGGCGCCCGGCCGGCGCAGCCGCGCCGCGCGGTACAGAACAACTGAGGGCAAGGACTGGGTACAAGCGATGGCAAAGGAATACAAGGACGTGGTCGTGGGGCTGGACATCGGCACCGCCAAGGTCATGGCCGTGGTGGCCGAGGTGCTGCCCGGTGGCGAGCTCAAGCTCGCCGGCCTGGGTGTGGCGCCCTCCAACGGGCTCAAGCGCGGCGTGGTGGTCAACATCGAGGCCACGGTGCAAAGCATCCAGCAGGCCTTGAAGGAGGCCGAGCTGATGGCCGACTGCAAGATCCAGCGGGTCTATACGGGCATCACCGGCAGCCACATCCGCGGGCTGAACTCCAGCGGCATGGTGGCGGTGAAGGACAAGGAGGTCACGCCCACCGACGTGGCCCGCGTGGTGGAGACGGCCAAGGCCATCAACATCTCCAGCGACCAGCGCCTGCTGCTGGTGGAGCCGCAGGAGTTCGTGATCGACGGCCAGGACGTGCGCGAGCCCATCGGCATGAGCGGCATCCGCCTGGAGGCCAAGATCCACATCGTCACCGGCGCGCAAAGCGCCGCCGAGAACATCATCAAGTGCGTGCGCCGCTGCGGCCTGGAGGTCGAGCAGCTGCTGCTCAACCCGCTGGCCTCCAGCCAGGCCGTGCTGACGCCCGACGAGCGCGAGCTGGGCGTGGCCCTGGTGGACGTGGGCGCAGGCACCACCGACGTGGCCATCTTCACCGGCGGGGCGATCCGCCACACGGCGGTGATCCCGATCGCCGGCGACCTGATCACCAGCGACATCGCCATGGCCCTGCGCACGCCGACGAAGGACGCCGAGGACATCAAGGTCGAGAGCGGCTACGCCAAGCAGCTGCTGGCCGAGCCGGACGCGCAGGTGGAGGTGCCCGGCCTGGGCGACCGCAGCCCGCGCATGCTGAGCAAGCAGGCCCTGGCCGGCGTGATCGAGCCGCGCGTGGAGGAGATCTTCTCGCTGGTGCAGCAGGTCATCCGCGAGTCCGGCTACGAGGAGGTGCTGTCCTCCGGAATCGTGCTCACGGGCGGCAGCGCCGTCATGCCGGGCATGGTCGAGCTGGGCGAGGACATCTTTCTGAAGCCCGTGCGCCGCGGCATCCCCAAATATTCCGGCGCGCTGGCCGACATGATCGCCCAGCCGCGCGCGGCCACCGTCATGGGCCTGCTGGAAGAGGCGCGCATGGCGCGCCTGCGCGGCTTCAAGGTCGCGGCCAAGAGCGGCTCGGTCAAGACGGCGTTCGGCCGCTTCAAGGATTTCATCGTGGGGAACTTCTGACATGAACCCCTACCGGCACCGCAAACGCGTGCGCTGGCGGCACGCCCGTCCGCCACCGGCAGGGGCTTCGCCCTGCCTTTTTTCTCCCCGTTTTTTCCGCCATCCACCCCTTTCGGCCACAGCCGTCTATAACGCAGAGACAGGAGCACCTTCATGAGCATCGAAATGATCGAAACCGACGAGTTCAACCAGGGCACGCACATCAAGGTGATCGGCGTGGGCGGTGGCGGCGGCAATGCCGTCGAGCACATGATCGCCCGCGGCGTGCAGGGAGTCGAATTCATCAGCGCCAACACCGACGCGCAGCAACTGCTGCGCAGCTCGGCGCACCGCACCATCCAGCTGGGCCACAACGGCCTGGGCGCGGGCAACAAGCCCGAGCGCGCCCGCGAGGCCGCCGGCCAGGCCGAAGAAGAAGTGCGCCAGGCGATTGCCGGCGCCAACATGCTGTTCATCACCGCCGGCATGGGCGGCGGCACGGGCACGGGCGCCGCGCCCGTGATCGCCCGCGTGGCCAAGGAGATGGGCATCCTCACCGTGGGCGTGGTCACCAAGCCTTTCGAGTGGGAAGGCAGCCGCAAGATGAAGAACGCGGAAGAGGGCCTGTCCGAGCTGGAGGCCAACGTGGACTCCCTCATCGTGGTGCTCAACGAGAAGCTGCTGGAGGTGCTGGGCGACGACGTCGGCCAGGAGGAGGCCTTTGCCCACGCCAACGACGTGCTGAAGAACGCCGTGGGCGGCATTGCCGAGATCATCAACGAGTACGGCCAGGTGAACGTGGACTTCGAGGACGTGCGCACGGTGATGGGCGAGCCCGGCCGCGCCATGATGGGCACGGCGGTGGCCACCGGCCCGGACCGCGCCCGCATCGCCGCCGAGCAGGCCATTGCCTGCCCGCTGCTGGAGGGCATCGACCTGTCGGGTGCCAAGGGCGTGCTGGTGCTGGTGACGGCCAGCAAGGGCAGCCTGAAGCTGGCCGAGTCGCGCCTGGCCATGACCACCATCAACGCCTACGCCTCGCCGGATGCGCACGTGATCTTCG
The DNA window shown above is from Pulveribacter suum and carries:
- the ftsZ gene encoding cell division protein FtsZ, with product MSIEMIETDEFNQGTHIKVIGVGGGGGNAVEHMIARGVQGVEFISANTDAQQLLRSSAHRTIQLGHNGLGAGNKPERAREAAGQAEEEVRQAIAGANMLFITAGMGGGTGTGAAPVIARVAKEMGILTVGVVTKPFEWEGSRKMKNAEEGLSELEANVDSLIVVLNEKLLEVLGDDVGQEEAFAHANDVLKNAVGGIAEIINEYGQVNVDFEDVRTVMGEPGRAMMGTAVATGPDRARIAAEQAIACPLLEGIDLSGAKGVLVLVTASKGSLKLAESRLAMTTINAYASPDAHVIFGAAYDETLEDAIRVTVVATGLARTGARRQPMQVVQGSLRTGTDNVAYHMPGAGTAVAGGVVSGAGGTDYGNMAVPSVWRTNRTQATARVDALSSGGMDELEIPAFLRKQAD
- a CDS encoding cell division protein FtsQ/DivIB; translated protein: MNAPLPAPLDVRLMNVTATVLFMAVAVAVLWACGGWLLRHPAFAVGRIAVQGDLVHTSAMSLRANVAPQLVGNFFTLDLQEARRAFEQVPWVRQAEVRRDFPSGLRVQLQEHDVVAHWGVEGSGMLVNSHGEVFEADADDLEADNLPRLVGPPERSAELLRMQRRLALALAPLGSPIDTLELTPHGGWRVLLDSGAALELGGGDEATLLERVRRLTATLPRVAQEQGGRSVAALEYADLRHASGYALRLHGVTTVMSAEAAQQAARAARSGARPAQPRRAVQNN
- a CDS encoding D-alanine--D-alanine ligase, translating into MSQFHQKIDPAALGKVAVLMGGSSAEREVSLMSGGGVLQALRARGVDAHAFDPAHSDLSELKTHGYSRCFIALHGRHGEDGTVQGALELLGIPYTGPGVMASSIAMDKIMTKRIWRFEGLPTPDWRLVASSAETARAFKELGAPMIVKPSREGSTIGLTKVTSLGQCEQAYLLAAQHDPEVLCEQFIDGDETTCPVLGQGEGAQALPVIRIEAPEGNYDYQNKYFTDVTQYHCPSGLPGEEERAIQELVVRSFRTLGCRGWARADVMVRKSDRQPFLLEINTSPGMTGHSLVPMAARAQGISYEDLCLRILASASLDALQGRAQD
- the murC gene encoding UDP-N-acetylmuramate--L-alanine ligase, which produces MKHAIRHIHFVGLGGSGMCGIAEVLHNLGFRVSGSDLADSSTLSRLAALGIATHVGHAGAHIEGADAVVTSTAVQAGNPEVLAARAAGIPVVPRALMLAELMRLRRGIAIAGAHGKTTTTSLVASILAEAGLDPTYVIGGRLNSAGSNARLGQGEYIVVEADESDASFLNLLPVLAVVTNIDADHMETYGHDFGRLKQAFVDFLHRMPFYGRAILCVDDAAVRDIAPQVGRPITTYGLAEGAQVRATDVRAVGTQMHFSVQRRIGADVLAPLSVVLNLPGLHNVQNALAAIAVAAELEVPDEALLRALAGFTGVGRRFQSHGELPAAGGGRFTLIEDYGHHPVEMAATLAAARGAWPGRRIVLVFQPHRYSRTRDCFEDFVAVLGQADAVLLTEVYAAGEAPLVAADGRALARALRVAGQVEPVFEPQVGQLPARIAALAQGGDVVLCMGAGSIGAVAGQTVQLLQKNELPAQEGRAL
- the ftsA gene encoding cell division protein FtsA, with the protein product MAKEYKDVVVGLDIGTAKVMAVVAEVLPGGELKLAGLGVAPSNGLKRGVVVNIEATVQSIQQALKEAELMADCKIQRVYTGITGSHIRGLNSSGMVAVKDKEVTPTDVARVVETAKAINISSDQRLLLVEPQEFVIDGQDVREPIGMSGIRLEAKIHIVTGAQSAAENIIKCVRRCGLEVEQLLLNPLASSQAVLTPDERELGVALVDVGAGTTDVAIFTGGAIRHTAVIPIAGDLITSDIAMALRTPTKDAEDIKVESGYAKQLLAEPDAQVEVPGLGDRSPRMLSKQALAGVIEPRVEEIFSLVQQVIRESGYEEVLSSGIVLTGGSAVMPGMVELGEDIFLKPVRRGIPKYSGALADMIAQPRAATVMGLLEEARMARLRGFKVAAKSGSVKTAFGRFKDFIVGNF